ttacatttacatttaagtcatttagcagacgctcttatccagagcgacttacaatagggaatagggtgccgttttgaGAAGCAGCCAGTGCCTTTGCTGTCACCTTGTTGCCCTCTAACACCTCCCCCACCCCTGCATGCCATCCCTGAATTGGTTATGTGAGGtgccccacctcccctcccttctgtcccCCATTATCAGAGTTCCAGGGCTGCAGTGAAGAATGCCTTATATGCACTTGTGCCTGTAAGGCTGTGAGGACTAGggcctgtctgtcctgtcccacTGCGGCTGCTTGAAGTCATGTCCTGTGTCtgtgacagagagcgagagagagagacttgctttggcaacgttaacatatgtttcccatgccaataaagcccttgaatttagagtgtgtgtgttaggtgtatCAGGGGCTAGGTCAGCTGAGAGGGCCTGTTTAAGGGCCCAGCTGTGTCTTGACTTGAAGGCTCTGCACCCATTGTGTCGGAGCAGAGGGAGGATGGGCTGGGGAAACAGCAGTCCTTGTGTTGAGGTTTATTGTGACACGCCGTTCCATGACCAAGACACTtaatgtgtcccaaatagcaccctattccctatttagtgcactacttttgaccagggcccgtagtacactacttctgaccagagccctatgtagggaatatggtgccatttgggactaaaACTGTGCAGTGTGAACAATAGGGTCATCTGGTTCTGAGCTATCCATTCCAAGGCATGGAGCTCTGCTCATAGATAAGCTAGGAAACAGGCTGCATTAAAGGAAGAATCCACCCAAAACCACCCATTACTATAATTTAGTGTTACATAACATTGTGAGAACAAtgttttttctttaaaaaaatttaATTGTCATAATGTTGGTAGCAACATGAAAAGcattgtggaaatctgttgcagctcaagtaGACTACAACACCCACAATGCTCTCTCTACCATAGTTaatatcagcatgtgaagtacagttgaagtcggaagtttacatacacctttgccaaatatttcaactcagtttttcacaattcctgacatttaatcctagtaaatattccctgtcttagctcagttaggatcaccactttattttgagaatctgaaatgtcagaataatagtagagaattatttatttcagctttttatttctttcatcacattcccaatgggtcagaagtttacatacactcaataagtacttggtagcattgcctttcaattgtttaacttcttgcggatcagtgggacgctagcgtcccatctCGACAATTTCCGATGAAATTGCAGAACGCGaaattcaaattacagaaatagtcatatttaacattcatgaaaatacaagtgtcatacatcagttaaaagcttaacttgttaatccagccgctgtgtcagatttcaaaaaggctttacggcgaaagcacaccatgcgattatctgagtaCAGTGCCCAGCAcacaaaagcattaaacattttccaaccaggcaaatgcgccacgaaagtcagaaatagagatacaatttccctccttcaaaatgcatacaaaatgaatcctaaacgttaccaataaacttctctaaacaacgtttataatcaaacctcaggtaccctaatacgtaaataagcgataaaatttaagacggagaaacGTTATTGTCATTACCggagattaacctgtctaggatcagcgtggcgctagcggcacaccccccccccccccccccccactgaaaaaccagtgccgcgaaattcaaaaaaaatattttttttaaatatttaactttcacacattaaagtccaatacagctaatgaaagacacagatcttgtgaatccagtcaacttgtccgatttttaaaatgttttacagggaagacacaatatgtaaagatgtacatctattacctaaaaacacattagcataatccaccatattttatttgtccaccaacaccagtagccatcaccaattcggctaaactaagatatttatagcccctaaccaacaaaaaaactcatcagatgacagtctgataacatatttatggtatgggataggttttgttagaaaaaagtgcatatttcaggtagatggcataggttacaattgcacccaccgtcacaaatggaatagaaaaactacttagagcaacgtgtttacctacttactaatcatcaaacatttcgtaaaaatacacagcatacacgaatcgaaagacacagatcctgtgaatacagacaatatttcagattttctaagtgtcttacagcgaaaacacaataaatcgttatattagcatagcacatagcacatagcagcccagcattgattctagccaaagtgagcgataaaagtcaacatcgccaaaagatattaattttttcactaaccttctcagaattcttccgatgacactcctgtaacatcatattacacaatccatatagagtttgatcgcaaatgtttatatttagccaccaaaatcatggttagacaatgtgaaatgtagacaagctggtcagaaaaagtccttgcgccacttagacagtgatctactcttatacataaatactcataaacgtgactaaaaaatatagggtggacagggattgatagacaatttaattcttaatacaattgcgtaataacattttttaatttatccttacttttcaatacagtttgcgccaagcgaagctacgtcaaaaaacatggcgtcctaagccactaaaatgtttcgacagaaacacgatttatcataataaaaatgtcctaccttgagctgttcttccatcagtatcttgggcaaaggatcctttcttgggagcaatcgtcttttggtggaaagctgtcctcttgccatgtggaaatgccaactgcgttcgggatgaactgaaaagcgtgcccaactattcacatcgttgcaaaaataaatgtcccaaaatcgcactaaacggatataaattgctataaaacgctttaaattaactaccttatgatgtttttaactcccataacgagtagaaacatgacccgagtaatattacccccttcactaatgcttggaacaggtgcgggccggtgtcctctaggcgcatgacgcagctccaaaagaatgactagcctcagggttttttcatttgtagggcctgtgaacgcgcaatcgaccccattggaatcgtcatcacgtaaaggcatccaggggaagacgtaagaagtgtccgtatagtcatagcaatatcagtgcccttttaactgacttcagaacagtggccaacatttctgaaatctgaatccatgtcagggaaattgctgtagaatgggctctgttccacttagagacaaaatttcaactcctatagaaactatagactgttttctatccaataataataataatatgcatattgtacgatcaaggattttgtgggaagccgtttcaaaaattactcaattagcataaatagtctaaacagcgcccccatccccaacaggttaacagcaAAGTACGCGCATTCACCAGAACGTGTaataaacactacagccaaaatgggagccacttagaaaaactacaaattcaagctaattttccaaaaacaagcctgaaactctttctaaagactgttgacatctagtggaagccctaggaactacAGTCTGGGAGGTTTTCCCTTCATATTAAAAATGACAGCCCATGGGAATCAATGGTTGGCAGAATTCTTTTTCCTGAGTGGTTTGTCCctgggtttttgcctgccatatcagttctgttatactcagacattattttaacagttttagaaactttagagtcttttccatccaaatctaccaatgtatatgcatatcctagcttctgggcctgagtaacaggtagTTTACTTTGAGCATGCTTGTCATCCAGATGTCAAAACACTGCCCAcaagcccaaagaggttaactttggtcaaacatttcgggtagccttccacaagcttcccaaaataagttgggtgaattttggcccattcctcctgacagagttggtgtaaccgagtcaggtttgctcgcacatgctttttcaattctgcccaaaaattttctatgggattgaggtcagggctttgatggccactccaatactttgactttgttgtcctgaatccattttgccacaactttggaagtatgcttggggtcattgtccatttggaagacccatttgcgaccaagctttaacttcctgactgatttcttgagatattgcttcagtatatccacataattttccttccctcaagatgccacctattttgtgaagtgcaccagtccctcctgcagcaaagcaccccgacaacatgatgctgccacccccgtacttcacggttgggagtgtgttctccggcttgcaagcctccccctttttcctccagacataacgatggtcattatggccaaacagttctatttttgtttcatcagaccaaaggacatttctccagaaattatgatctttgtccccatgtgcagttgcaaaccatagtctggctttttttatagtggttttggagcagtggcttcttccttgctgagcggcctttaaggttatgtcgatataggacttgtttttactgtggatatagatacttttgtacccgtttcctccagcatcttcacaaggtccttctgggattgattttcactttttgcaccagagtacgttcatctctaggagacagaacgcttctccttcctgagcggtatgacggctgcgtggtcccatggtgtttatacttgcgtactattgtttgtacagatgaacgtggtaccttcaggcgtttggaaattgctctcaaggatgaggcagacttgtggaggtctacaatttttcttttgaggtgttggctgatttcttatgattttcccatgatgtcaagcaaagaggcactgagtttgaaggtagaccttgaaatacatccacatgtacatctccaattgactcaaatgatgtcaattagcctatcagaagcttctaaagccatgaaatcctTTTCTGGAAtgaattctccaagctgttaaaggcacagtcaacttagtgtatgtaaacttctgacctactggaattatgatacagtgaaataatctctgtaaacaattgttgggaaaattacttgtcattcagaaagtagatgtcctaaccgacttgctaaaacaaACTGCgctatcaatttaggagtctacaatctcaccTACAGGTTGATGTCAGACTCCACTGTGTGGTACATTTGCAATGgcaccatgcaatgcaccctggactgAAGAGGCAGACAAATAGAAGAAATGTGTTAGACCCTCTGTTAAATTACAAACTTCTCTTGGTAATATCGCAACAATATCATCTATGGCTCATTCAAGAGAAGACATTCTCCCATGTAATAACATCGGCCAGTATTGAAATGTGACATGTATGATAGACGTTTTCCCCATCTAAGAGTTgtattcctattaacttccagtgcAGTGAGAGCATTGCTTTGTCACAGTGCTACGTCATACCGGATGGATTTCTGCCTGCTTCAACTCCAATAACTCAGATACACATGGAATTACACAGGAAATTGATAGAACATCACTCTGtgatgcacaaaaacaatataacatttTGAAATGGTTGTCTTTACTTTAACAACCTCTAATGCAAACTTGACGCCATCTTACGCCAATCTAAAGTAGGCCGGCTAGCTACAGTAGTCTTCAAGGCAAGCCCAACACTTTTTGACTGTTAGTGTTTTCCTAAGGGAGGTTTTGCCGGGGGGGTTGTTAGGCACAGGCACGGCAAACGTTCTCCTCCTggcctcgtctcctctccttctgcaGCTCCGTGCCAAAAGCTAAATGTTCAGAATGTGTCAGATACAAATATAATCACTAGAGCTGACTTAAATAGCTATTCTGCCTTCTATGAATATTCTCTGACGTTGCATCCCCCTGAACAGGCCCCTGGTCAGACGGTCACATCACATGTACCACAGTAACTCATTAATTTCCTTCTGTTCCAGGGTTGCAGCCATGCATCTCAAGCAACACCCCAAACTGCAGAAGAAAGAGATCCACCTGGAGTCCAGTCAAGACAGCCAGAGAGGCCTTCATGTGAGCCAGCAGGGGGTCCTGTCACAGAGGACAGTGTGGGGGGTCCGCCCGGCAGTGACCCTGGTTGGTCCGATAAGCAATGGGCTAGGCCAGGGTACGGCCTGCTACCCCCTCAGTGTCATATCCACCAACACCCTGCAGTGCTGCAGTAATGACAACAGTGGCTCCAACCACCTcaacaacagtaataataaccACGGGAACAGTGGCAGTGGGCTGCAGACCTCGAGGCTGAGTGAGTCCGAGGGGGATGTATTCCACAGTAGTGCCACCTGGGCCCAGAGTAAAATCTCCAAGACCACCTCCTGCAACACCCCCTCCTCCCTGCTACTCTCCACCTGCACCACCTCTTCTACAGGCTCAGTGGGCTCTGAGAACCAGGAGGCCTCCTTCAGAATCTCTTAtgaaggggaggacagagagggaccGCTGGATATCTGGGCTGTCATCAAGCCTGGCAACACCAAGGAGAAGATCGCCATCTTCGCCTCGCCCCAGTGCCGTGGCAGCCTGGTGAACGGTGGCGATGGAGAGCCTGTCAGAGAAGCCGGTGAGGACTTGGTGAGCAGCAGCCCGGTGAGGACCGTGTCTGTGAAGATGAAGAGCTGCTGGGAGGACGAGGGTGGCTCTGTGGCCAAGCGCAGGAGGAGGTCAGGGTCTCAGGGGCACCACCAGGACCGAGACAGACAGTCATCCGGAGCCCTGGAGACACTGAGCCCCACTGAGAACAGCCCTGTAGAGGTGACCCTCTGCCTCAGAGAGAGCCCCAGAGTGCCTGAGTGTGGGGAGGTGGTTGTACGGGTGGGTGGGGAGCAGGTGTGTAGGGTAGAGGGTGAGGAGGTGAGTGAGACTGGGACTGACAAGGCTCTCTCTGTGGTGGAGTTGGTGGCCTTCTTGGAGCAGAGAGCCAGCGACAAGCAGGTGGACTCTAAGCCTGTGTCTCTGCGGAGCTCCACAAGCATTACCTTAACCAGGGGGCTGTCACTGACCCTAGAGCCTCAGCAGCCCAGAGCCCCAGACCAGAACGCCCAGGGGACAGATGAGGAGGCAGAATGTGTAAAGGTGTCAGACATGGTGGCCAAGCTGGAGTCAGAGTGCCTGAAGCACCAGAGTGTTAGAAGGGAAGGGTCCAGATCTGGAGGAGAGCTCTCACGCAACAGCCTCACGCGCAACAACCTCTCACGCAACAACAGCCTATCGCGCAACAACAGCCTGCGGAGGAGGGTGGGCCGGGTGCTACTGGCAGGAGCAGATGCCTTCTCCATCTCAGCCCAGCCACCTCCACCTCAGTCTCCCACCGGGCCCCATCATGGACTAGAGGAGACGACCAGGGTGCCGCACCGCCACGCTAGTCCCTCTACTGGCTATCCCTCTGCTAGCACCAGCCACACGGACAAACTAGCTCCCAGCAGCTGCCGTGAAGCTGCCCAGTTGGCTTCCAGCACCTCTGACTCAGCCTCTCCGTCTCGCAGCGTGGACTCTGGGTGTGGCGCCTCTGTCGTTAGAGAGCTAGATAAGAGCTGTGAGGCCCAGGGCCTGGGGCAGCAGAAGAAGAACAGGGCTGTAGAGTCTGGGCAGAACCTGCACTTCCAGCTCCTGTCAGAGCAGGCCAGGGCCAGCAGTACAGAGAGCAGTAGTAAACTACAGTGTGAGGAGCCCCTCCCAGGCATGCTGTTCTTCTCACACACTCTGCCCTCACAGGTGGTACTtgaacacacactcccacacataGACAATACTCCCACCCACAAACCCCCCCCCCAGGACATGGAATCCAGCCCTAAACCCACCAGAGACTCAGCAGAACCCTCCAAGATTCAGCCCTGTGACCCTTCTATCACTTCTCTCCTCCCTGAACCCATATCACATAGTGAGAACGGGGCCGAAGAGGCGGTGAGTGAGGAAGAGGGGAGTGATGTTAGCCGGTGTGAGACAGTGCCTTTCCCCCTGCGTCGCATGGTGTCTCACGAGTTCCTGGAGATGCGCTTTAAGATCCAGCTGCTTCTGGAACCCCAGCAGTACATGTCCTTCCTGCCTCACCACATCATCATCAAGATCTTCTGCCTGCTGCCCACAAAGAGCCTGGCTGCGCTCAAGTGCACCTGCCACTTTTTCAAGTTCATCATCGAGAGCTACGGCGTGCGCCCCGCAGACTCCCGCTGGGTGTGCGACCCCCGCTACAAAGACGATCCCTGCAAGCAGTGTAAAAAGCGGTACGGGCGCGGAGACGTGTCCCTCTGCCGCTGGCACCACAAGCCCTACTGCCAGGCGCTGCCCTACGGCCCCGGGTACTGGATGTGTTGCCACGGCTCCCGCAAAGACACGCCCGGCTGCAACGTCGGTCTACATGACAACCGCTGGGTGCCCGCCTTCCATAGTATCAACATGCCAATCTATAAGAAACCCAGGGAGGTCTCTGAGGAGTAGTGGTACAGACAATGGGAGGAGAACTGACTTGGCTTCTGTGCGCTTTATTTTGTCTGAGGGCTGATGTCTGTCTGTCGCCATATGTGCATGTGCATTTATTTGTGGGGAGTTTGAGGGAAACCATGTTGCTGATACTGATGAGGAATCGCTGGATCTCTTCCTTTACCCCTTCCCCCCCAACATtttcctgacccctgacctctaacccctcaggtcctctgagatTGTGAGCACTTTAACCGTGGTCAGAATTCTCAATCCTCAAAGGATTCTGTCAGGGTATTCTATTTACTTGCTTCAATGTTTTGGGTTGAAGCATAAACTCTGGTTCTAAGTGTGTTGAAGAGAAGCGCTTTAATTAATCTTTCTCTTCAGTGTTGATGCTTAATGTGTCCCTCCTTACCATAGCTCTTTCCTAATGCATCAACTGACCGTTACATTGGAATAGATACTTTAGTCAAGGTAAAGCCTATCAATGTTATGCAGTGTATCCCACCCACAAGTGATTTACTCAGTGTGTGTCTATTATGTTGTCTAAGTGAGTACATACATGGCTGCAGGTCCACGGTTTATGCAAAATGTGAATCAACCCTATTCCATATCCCggttgcttcccaaatggcactctattccctatataaggcacccacaggactctggtcaaaggtagtgcactatatagggaatagggcaccatttgggtAACGGAATATATATCCCCACTCCACTGTATCAGGCTCCGGGTCAGAGAGGCTTTGTTGTCGGTTTTGGATCTGATTGAAACTAGTTTGTTCTGTGCCCGGTTGTGTTTACATTGTACATAGTGCTACAGAGTCCTATATCAAAAACAGGGAGAATAAGAGTGACAAGCAGCACGAGTATCTATGACTTGACTTGAATGCATTTATTAGCTTCAGTTTGGTAAAAAGTTATTTACCCTGTCATGTGTATAATGCTGAATTATTATTGGGTGTTTTTTTTTGCAGTGGGTCCCAGGTGTATAACCCAGTCTGTAACCCATATGCTTATTAGCCGCTCCCATTTTTTTTTCtctaccattttttttattttttatatgtgTGTtggaaatggcacactattccctatataatgcactacttttgactagggcccataaggctctggtcaaaagtagtgcgttattatatagggaaaagagtgccatttgggatgagttTGTTATTAATATCCCTCTTTTTATAATGCTATAACTTCTTGAAGGGAAACATGGGAAATGTCACCTCAGTGTCTCTGTTCTTTACAATGACTTTAACTGGACATGATCTAAAAGAAAAAGAATCAGGCTTGATGACAAATGGGAAAAAGAATGGTCTCTAAAAGTAGTTTGCTcccagatatttttttttactttgttgTATATTCCTGCTGTATTCTCTGTAAATGCATTTTACTTCCAATAAAGCGCATTAATTCGGAGGTTTTAACTGTCATACCCTACCTTTTCATTGTCTCTTTTAAACTGAAAGGAAGTGTAACTGTTACaacataaaatgtattatttttcttTACTGAATATTGACTTTATGAATATATGGAGGGACTATATATGTCACTTTCCATATCACATCTTGAGGTCATTCAATAACATTCAATTGTCAATGTTGTGTTCTTCACAACTTAAGGTCTGTACTGTAGAGCTGGTTGGTATGCTTGCCTTTCACTGGGGCAAGGGGAATTGGTTAGGGTGTGTTGGAAAAGATCACAACGGAATTATAAAGGCCAAATCTATGCCTTGCTGTGAAAAATGAATTTCTGGAAGTTGATATTTAGTCAAACAGTTGAGGGAGATTCACTACTTGTCAATTTTATAATTTTAATATAAAAATTGCTTTCTCAAAGGGTCTGGACTGTCCATTTTAAAAGGGAAGGTGAGATGAGTAAGCAATG
This Salvelinus fontinalis isolate EN_2023a chromosome 16, ASM2944872v1, whole genome shotgun sequence DNA region includes the following protein-coding sequences:
- the LOC129812806 gene encoding F-box only protein 34-like isoform X1; its protein translation is MPERCESMSYCSATAASHREPRKPPPPNLLQSAWRVAAMHLKQHPKLQKKEIHLESSQDSQRGLHVSQQGVLSQRTVWGVRPAVTLVGPISNGLGQGTACYPLSVISTNTLQCCSNDNSGSNHLNNSNNNHGNSGSGLQTSRLSESEGDVFHSSATWAQSKISKTTSCNTPSSLLLSTCTTSSTGSVGSENQEASFRISYEGEDREGPLDIWAVIKPGNTKEKIAIFASPQCRGSLVNGGDGEPVREAGEDLVSSSPVRTVSVKMKSCWEDEGGSVAKRRRRSGSQGHHQDRDRQSSGALETLSPTENSPVEVTLCLRESPRVPECGEVVVRVGGEQVCRVEGEEVSETGTDKALSVVELVAFLEQRASDKQVDSKPVSLRSSTSITLTRGLSLTLEPQQPRAPDQNAQGTDEEAECVKVSDMVAKLESECLKHQSVRREGSRSGGELSRNSLTRNNLSRNNSLSRNNSLRRRVGRVLLAGADAFSISAQPPPPQSPTGPHHGLEETTRVPHRHASPSTGYPSASTSHTDKLAPSSCREAAQLASSTSDSASPSRSVDSGCGASVVRELDKSCEAQGLGQQKKNRAVESGQNLHFQLLSEQARASSTESSSKLQCEEPLPGMLFFSHTLPSQVVLEHTLPHIDNTPTHKPPPQDMESSPKPTRDSAEPSKIQPCDPSITSLLPEPISHSENGAEEAVSEEEGSDVSRCETVPFPLRRMVSHEFLEMRFKIQLLLEPQQYMSFLPHHIIIKIFCLLPTKSLAALKCTCHFFKFIIESYGVRPADSRWVCDPRYKDDPCKQCKKRYGRGDVSLCRWHHKPYCQALPYGPGYWMCCHGSRKDTPGCNVGLHDNRWVPAFHSINMPIYKKPREVSEE
- the LOC129812806 gene encoding F-box only protein 34-like isoform X2, whose translation is MHLKQHPKLQKKEIHLESSQDSQRGLHVSQQGVLSQRTVWGVRPAVTLVGPISNGLGQGTACYPLSVISTNTLQCCSNDNSGSNHLNNSNNNHGNSGSGLQTSRLSESEGDVFHSSATWAQSKISKTTSCNTPSSLLLSTCTTSSTGSVGSENQEASFRISYEGEDREGPLDIWAVIKPGNTKEKIAIFASPQCRGSLVNGGDGEPVREAGEDLVSSSPVRTVSVKMKSCWEDEGGSVAKRRRRSGSQGHHQDRDRQSSGALETLSPTENSPVEVTLCLRESPRVPECGEVVVRVGGEQVCRVEGEEVSETGTDKALSVVELVAFLEQRASDKQVDSKPVSLRSSTSITLTRGLSLTLEPQQPRAPDQNAQGTDEEAECVKVSDMVAKLESECLKHQSVRREGSRSGGELSRNSLTRNNLSRNNSLSRNNSLRRRVGRVLLAGADAFSISAQPPPPQSPTGPHHGLEETTRVPHRHASPSTGYPSASTSHTDKLAPSSCREAAQLASSTSDSASPSRSVDSGCGASVVRELDKSCEAQGLGQQKKNRAVESGQNLHFQLLSEQARASSTESSSKLQCEEPLPGMLFFSHTLPSQVVLEHTLPHIDNTPTHKPPPQDMESSPKPTRDSAEPSKIQPCDPSITSLLPEPISHSENGAEEAVSEEEGSDVSRCETVPFPLRRMVSHEFLEMRFKIQLLLEPQQYMSFLPHHIIIKIFCLLPTKSLAALKCTCHFFKFIIESYGVRPADSRWVCDPRYKDDPCKQCKKRYGRGDVSLCRWHHKPYCQALPYGPGYWMCCHGSRKDTPGCNVGLHDNRWVPAFHSINMPIYKKPREVSEE